A stretch of Desulfitobacterium dichloroeliminans LMG P-21439 DNA encodes these proteins:
- the lysS gene encoding lysine--tRNA ligase codes for MDEVNDLWRVRLDKLAQLREYGVEPYADQYQRTHMAQEILDGFEALEGQEVKIAGRMMSKRDQGKVIFTHVQDFSGQIQAYIRKDDIGAEWFELVTKFDIGDIVGVKGIVFRTRRGEISIHASEVQLLSKAMRPLPEKFHGLTNVELRYRQRYLDLIVNPEVRNTFVMRSKIIRSMRNFLEGQGFLEVETPTLHTIPGGAAARPFITHHNTLDMDLYLRIALELPLKRLIVGGFDKVFEIGRNFRNEGISIKHNPEFTMMELYQAYANYEDIMELTENMISEIAKEVHGTTEVTYQEQTIDFKTPWRRLPMLEGILEYAGVDFGQILTDEAAQQAAKDKGLKVEPGSSRGKIINEFFEEYVEPNLIQPTFVIGHPVEISPLAKRNAEHPEYTDRFEAFAYGRELGNAFSELNDPIDQRQRFEAQVAERDKGDDEAHMMDEDFVQALEYGLPPTGGLGIGIDRLVMLLTDSPSIRDVILFPTMRHREDD; via the coding sequence ATGGATGAAGTGAATGATCTCTGGCGGGTACGCTTGGACAAGCTTGCTCAGTTAAGAGAATATGGAGTAGAGCCCTATGCGGATCAATATCAGAGAACACATATGGCCCAGGAAATTTTGGATGGTTTCGAGGCTCTAGAAGGTCAAGAAGTCAAGATTGCAGGCCGTATGATGTCCAAAAGGGACCAAGGTAAAGTTATATTTACGCATGTACAGGATTTTAGTGGACAGATACAAGCATATATTCGTAAGGATGATATCGGTGCGGAGTGGTTTGAGCTGGTTACAAAGTTTGACATTGGGGATATCGTCGGGGTGAAAGGGATTGTTTTCCGAACCCGTCGTGGGGAAATCTCCATTCATGCCTCAGAAGTCCAACTTTTATCCAAAGCCATGCGTCCATTGCCGGAGAAATTCCATGGTTTAACGAATGTGGAGCTTCGATATCGTCAACGGTATTTGGATCTTATTGTGAACCCAGAAGTCAGAAACACCTTTGTAATGAGAAGCAAAATTATCCGTTCCATGCGAAACTTCTTAGAAGGTCAAGGGTTCTTGGAGGTAGAAACTCCAACCCTGCACACGATTCCGGGCGGAGCAGCAGCGCGTCCGTTTATTACCCATCACAATACTTTAGATATGGACCTCTATCTGCGAATTGCCCTAGAACTCCCTTTGAAACGATTAATTGTCGGTGGCTTTGATAAGGTGTTTGAGATTGGTCGAAACTTCCGTAATGAGGGAATTTCCATTAAGCATAATCCTGAATTTACGATGATGGAGCTCTACCAAGCTTATGCTAATTATGAAGATATTATGGAGCTTACCGAGAACATGATTTCCGAGATTGCGAAAGAGGTTCATGGAACGACGGAAGTCACGTATCAAGAACAAACCATTGATTTTAAAACGCCTTGGCGTCGTTTGCCTATGCTCGAAGGGATCTTAGAGTATGCCGGAGTTGATTTCGGTCAGATTCTCACTGATGAAGCGGCGCAACAAGCAGCTAAGGATAAGGGGCTAAAAGTTGAACCCGGTAGTTCACGGGGTAAGATTATCAACGAGTTCTTTGAAGAATATGTAGAGCCTAACCTAATCCAACCGACCTTTGTCATAGGGCATCCGGTGGAAATATCTCCTTTAGCCAAGAGAAATGCCGAACACCCAGAGTATACGGATCGTTTCGAGGCTTTTGCCTATGGTCGAGAATTAGGGAATGCTTTCTCTGAGTTAAATGACCCCATTGATCAAAGGCAACGGTTCGAAGCACAAGTCGCTGAACGGGATAAAGGTGATGATGAGGCTCATATGATGGATGAGGATTTCGTCCAAGCTCTAGAGTACGGTCTTCCACCTACAGGGGGATTAGGAATCGGTATTGACCGCCTGGTCATGCTCTTAACGGATTCTCCTTCGATTCGCGATGTTATCCTCTTCCCCACCATGCGGCATAGAGAAGATGACTAA